A part of Vigna radiata var. radiata cultivar VC1973A chromosome 11, Vradiata_ver6, whole genome shotgun sequence genomic DNA contains:
- the LOC106777540 gene encoding pentatricopeptide repeat-containing protein At5g18950 has product MTMTIVRGTPMYSSVTLFCRRFAQFRNLSSETKLGYHDLPTENLDAKDCNFIQEICRITRTEARWEDTLLSLYPSFNFSEPSFFLLYLNHQNNAFLSLRFFHWLCSSCGFSPDQSSCNALFCALVDAGACKTAKLLLDYPSFTPEPASLECYIQCLGRAGMVEDAVDMLKQVGFCPSVATWNACLLSCLKAGRTDFVRTLYEQMAESGVINVETAGYMIMAFCAENKALKGYELLRELLENGLLPDNVVFNALIRGFCKERQYARVSEILHIMIAKQCNPNIFTYQEIINGLLKRKNSEGFRVFNDLKDRGYFPDRVMYTTVIKGLCEMGMPGEARKMWFEMIKKGFQPNEYTYNIMMHQYFKIGDLVSARKIFEDMCSRGYAETTVCYTTMISGLCLHGRTDEAHSLFEEMVQKGIVRDLITYNSLIKGLCKNGELVQATKLLNELLAHGLKPSVSSLNPLIKRLCEEGDTQGAIRLWEDMQDKHLQPIASTHDYIITGLCKEGHSLQGMERLLNMSSWKLKPQEQTFEFLINSLSQEDRLDDILVVLEFMFRIGYRLKESTIHSLVSKFSRGGFHFPDLCLEKIIERN; this is encoded by the coding sequence ATGACGATGACAATTGTGAGGGGAACTCCAATGTATTCTTCTGTGACCCTCTTCTGTCGAAGATTTGCCCAATTCCGAAACCTCTCCTCTGAGACCAAACTAGGGTATCATGATCTTCCCACCGAAAACCTTGATGCTAAAGATTGCAACTTTATCCAGGAAATTTGTAGGATTACACGAACAGAGGCCCGATGGGAGGACACCCTTCTTTCCCTGTATccatctttcaatttttctgaACCCTCGTTCTTCCTCCTTTATCTTAACCACCAGAACAATGCCTTCCTCTCCCTCCGTTTCTTTCACTGGCTGTGCTCTTCTTGTGGTTTCTCACCTGACCAATCATCTTGCAATGCCCTCTTCTGTGCGCTTGTGGATGCTGGAGCCTGCAAAACAGCAAAGTTATTGCTTGATTACCCGAGCTTCACTCCGGAGCCTGCTTCCTTGGAGTGTTATATTCAGTGTCTCGGAAGGGCTGGGATGGTTGAAGATGCAGTTGATATGTTGAAACAGGTTGGGTTTTGCCCCTCCGTAGCAACTTGGAATGCATGTCTCTTGAGTTGCTTGAAGGCTGGGAGGACTGATTTTGTCAGGACATTGTATGAACAGATGGCGGAATCCGGTGTTATTAATGTGGAAACTGCTGGATATATGATAATGGCATTCTGTGCAGAAAACAAAGCTTTGAAAGGGTATGAACTTCTTAGGGAACTTCTGGAAAATGGCTTACTTCCTGACAATGTTGTTTTCAATGCACTTATTAGGGGGTTTTGTAAGGAGAGACAATATGCTCGAGTATCTGAGATCCTTCATATTATGATTGCCAAACAATGCAATCCCAATATCTTTACTTATCAAGAAATCATAAATGGACTCCTGAAAAGGAAGAACTCTGAGGGTTTCCGGGTATTTAATGATCTCAAGGACAGAGGTTATTTTCCAGACAGGGTTATGTACACAACTGTGATCAAGGGTCTCTGTGAGATGGGAATGCCCGGGGAAGCTAGGAAAATGTGGTTTGAGATGATTAAAAAAGGATTTCAGCCAAATGAATACACCTATAATATAATGATGCATCAGTATTTTAAGATTGGTGATCTTGTTAGCGCAAGGAAGATCTTTGAGGATATGTGCAGCAGAGGTTATGCAGAAACCACAGTTTGCTATACCACAATGATTTCAGGTTTGTGTTTGCATGGAAGAACAGATGAAGCACATAGCTTGTTTGAAGAAATGGTTCAGAAGGGCATTGTTCGTGATTTGATTACATACAATTCTCTTATTAAAGGCCTGTGCAAGAATGGGGAGCTGGTTCAGgcaacaaaattattaaatgaactGCTGGCACATGGATTAAAGCCGTCAGTTTCCTCTCTTAATCCTCTTATTAAAAGATTATGTGAAGAAGGAGACACACAGGGTGCGATTAGGCTGTGGGAGGATATGCAGGATAAGCATTTGCAACCAATAGCCAGTACGCATGATTATATTATAACTGGGTTATGCAAAGAAGGACATTCTCTGCAGGGAATGGAACGGTTGCTAAACATGTCGAGTTGGAAGCTGAAACCCCAGGAACAGACTTTTGAGTTCCTGATTAACAGTCTATCACAAGAAGATAGGTTGGATGacattttggttgttttagagtTCATGTTTAGAATAGGATATAGACTAAAAGAAAGCACAATTCATTCTTTGGTGAGTAAATTTAGCAGGGGTGGttttcattttcctgacttATGTTTGGAGAAGATCATAGAAAGGAATTGA